In Euphorbia lathyris chromosome 9, ddEupLath1.1, whole genome shotgun sequence, the following are encoded in one genomic region:
- the LOC136206533 gene encoding uncharacterized protein: protein MADHDFILPESDHALIVPETALVLSGHSLVIGQEFPDVETCRRALKDIAIALHFDLRIVKSDRSRFIAKCSKEGCPWRVHVAKCPGVPTFTVRTLQGDHTCEGVRNLHHQQASVGWVARSVESRIRENPQYKPKEILQDIRDQHGVAVSYMQAWRGKERSMAALHGTFEEGYRLLPGYCEQIRRTNPGSVASVFATGQENCFQRLFISYRACIYGFINACRPLLELDKAQLKGKYLGTVLCAAAVDADDALFPLAIAIIDTESDENWMWFMSELRKLLGVNTDNMPRLTILSERQKGIVEAVETHFPSAFHGFCLRYVSENFRDTFKNTKLVNIFWNAVYALTTAEFETKISEMAEISEDVVTWFQLFPPQLWAVAYFEGVRYGHFTLGVTELLYNWALECHELPVVQMMEYIRHQLSSWFNDRRNLVMSWSSILVPSAEKRILEAISDARCYQVLRANEIEFEIVSTERTNIVDIRSRVCSCRRWQLYGLPCAHAAAALISCGQNAQLFAEPCFTVASYRETYSQNINPIPDKSLWNEPGEGTEGGGAKVEITIRPPKTRRPPGRPKKKVLRVESFKRPKRVVQCGRCHLLGHSQKKCTMPI from the coding sequence ATGGCAGATCATGATTTTATACTGCCCGAGTCTGATCATGCGTTAATAGTGCCTGAGACTGCTCTTGTTTTATCAGGCCATAGCTTAGTTATTGGACAAGAATTTCCTGATGTCGAAACATGCAGAAGAGCATTGAAAGATATTGCCATAGCCTTGCATTTTGATCTTCGTATAGTGAAATCAGATAGAAGCCGTTTCATTGCCAAGTGTTCGAAAGAAGGTTGTCCGTGGCGTGTCCATGTTGCAAAATGCCCTGGAGTTCCAACCTTCACGGTTAGAACCTTACAGGGAGACCATACGTGTGAAGGAGTTCGCAATCTCCACCACCAACAAGCATCAGTAGGATGGGTAGCTAGGTCGGTAGAATCCCGCATTCGTGAGAATCCTCAATACAAACCGAAAGAAATCCTTCAAGATATCCGTGACCAGCATGGGGTTGCTGTTTCATATATGCAAGCTTGGCGCGGAAAGGAGCGCAGCATGGCCGCACTTCATGGGACCTTTGAAGAAGGGTACCGCCTTCTTCCTGGATACTGTGAGCAGATAAGGAGAACAAATCCCGGGAGCGTTGCTTCAGTTTTTGCTACCGGACAGGAAAATTGTTTCCAACGCCTCTTCATTTCTTATCGTGCATGTATATACGGGTTCATTAATGCTTGTAGGCCCCTTCTGGAACTTGACAAAGCACAACTTAAAGGAAAATACTTGGGTACGGTACTTTGTGCTGCAGCTGTCGATGCTGATGATGCATTATTTCCTCTGGCTATTGCTATAATCGATACAGAAAGCGATGAAAATTGGATGTGGTTCATGTCCGAGTTACGAAAGCTTCTCGGAGTAAACACAGATAACATGCCTAGGCTGACCATACTGTCTGAAAGGCAAAAGGGCATTGTAGAGGCAGTAGAAACGCACTTTCCTAGCGCTTTTCATGGATTTTGTTTGCGTTATGTTAGTGAAAACTTCCGCGATACGTTTAAGAACACCAAGTTAGTGAATATCTTTTGGAATGCTGTTTACGCCCTTACAACAGCCGAATTCGAAACCAAGATTTCTGAGATGGCAGAGATCTCAGAAGATGTTGTAACATGGTTTCAACTTTTTCCACCTCAACTCTGGGCAGTAGCATACTTTGAGGGCGTGCGGTACGGCCATTTTACTTTGGGGGTCACAGAATTATTGTATAATTGGGCTCTCGAATGTCATGAGCTCCCGGTTGTGCAAATGATGGAGTACATTCGCCATCAGTTGTCATCTTGGTTTAATGATCGCCGTAATTTAGTCATGAGTTGGTCCTCAATTCTTGTTCCATCTGCTGAGAAGCGGATTCTAGAGGCAATATCAGATGCTCGTTGCTATCAAGTACTACGTGCAAATGAAATTGAGTTCGAGATTGTATCAACTGAGCGAACAAACATCGTGGACATAAGAAGCCGTGTGTGCTCGTGTCGCCGTTGGCAGCTCTATGGTTTACCTTGTGCACATGCTGCTGCTGCACTTATTTCTTGTGGACAAAACGCCCAACTATTCGCTGAGCCTTGTTTCACAGTTGCAAGTTACCGCGAGACTTACTCGCAAAACATAAACCCTATTCCAGATAAAAGCCTATGGAATGAACCCGGTGAGGGAACCGAAGGTGGTGGTGCCAAGGTTGAAATCACAATACGGCCACCCAAAACTCGCCGGCCTCCTGGAAGACCGAAAAAGAAGGTTCTTCGAGTCGAGAGCTTTAAGCGTCCTAAGAGAGTTGTTCAGTGCGGGCGGTGTCATCTGTTAGGACACTCTCAGAAGAAGTGCACAATGCCGATATGA
- the LOC136205509 gene encoding DEAD-box ATP-dependent RNA helicase 3, chloroplastic, which yields MASSVIGVSSIFHNPSIELSNRRNNTPSSTLPTSSFPLNLTDKPHFNSLVASGGGGRQPLVLHYSKNGQSFVPSAIATPNSILSEEAFKGLGGRFSEFGDDDDVGSIDYESASEEGESSPVADADELAVSKLGLPQRLVETLAKRGITELFPIQRAVLVPALQGRDLIARAKTGTGKTLAFGIPIIKRLTEENEQAGSQRRTGRLPRVLVLAPTRELAKQVEKEIMESAPYLSTVCVYGGVSYVTQKSALSRGVDVVVGTPGRIIDLINSNSLKLGEVEFLVLDEADQMLSFGFEEDVEVILENLPTKRQSMLFSATMPTWVKKLARKHLDNPLQIDLVGEREEKLAEGIKLYAISTNASSKRSILSDLVTVYAKGGKTIIFTQTKRDADEVSLALTTSIASEALHGDISQHQRERTLNGFRQGKFTVLVATDVAARGLDIPNVDLVIHYELPNDPETFVHRSGRTGRAGKEGNAILMFTSNQRRTVLSLERDVGCKFEFVSPPSTEEVLGSSAEQVVATLNGVHPESIKYFTPTAEKLIEEQGTNALAAALAHLSGFSKPPSSRSLINHEQGWVTLQLTRDPTFSRGYLSARSVTGFLSDVYTPAADEVGKIHIIADEKVQGAVFDLPEEIAKELLNMQIPPGNTLSKITKLPSLQDDGPPSDYYGRFSSRDRSSRGGGGRGGGRGSMRGGARPSRNWGGGRDSDGDDSSYRRGGSGGRSSSRGGSDDWLIGGGRKSSWSSPRGGSSPRGRSFGGERSFGGERSFGGDRSYGGDRGGDRSFGGACFTCGRPGHRASECPNKLDF from the exons ATGGCTTCTTCAGTTATTGGGGTTTCTTCAATTTTCCACAATCCTTCTATCGAACTTTCGAATAGAAGAAACAATACACCTTCTTCTACCTTACCCACTTCTTCTTTCCCTCTTAATTTGACTGATAAACCTCATTTTAATTCTTTGGTAGCTAGCGGTGGTGGAGGAAGACAACCCTTGGTTCTCCATTACAGTAAAAATGGACAATCCTTTGTTCCGTCTGCAATTGCTACCCCTAATTCTATTCTCAGTGAGGAGGCGTTTAAAGGACTCGGAGGTCGTTTTTCTGAATTTGGGGATGATGATGATGTTGGTAGCATAGATTATGAGTCTGCTAGTGAGGAAGGTGAAAGTAGCCCTGTTGCTGATGCTGATGAACTTGCTGTTTCAAAATTGGGTTTGCCTCAGAGACTCGTTGAGACACTTGCGAAACGTGGAATTACTGAGCTTTTCCCCATTCAG AGAGCTGTTTTGGTACCAGCATTACAAGGTCGGGATCTTATCGCTCGTGCTAAGACTGGGACGGGGAAGACACTAGCCTTTGGTATTCCAATAATTAAACGCCTTACTGAAGAAAACGAACAAGCAGGTTCCCAAAG ACGAACTGGTAGGCTTCCAAGAGTTTTGGTCCTAGCGCCTACCCGCGAATTAGCAAAGCAAGTCGAAAAAGAAATAATGGAGTCTGCACCTTACTTGAGCACAGTTTGTGTCTATGGAGGGGTTTCGTATGTTACACAAAAGAGTGCTCTTTCTCGGGGTGTTGATGTTGTGGTTGGAACTCCAGGTCGGATCATCGACTTGATAAACAGTAACAGTCTCAAATTGGGAGAAGTCGAGTTTTTAGTCCTCGATGAAGCTGATCAAATGCTTTCATTTGGGTTCGAGGAGGATGTGGAAGTAATTTTAGAAAATCTTCCGACGAAAAGACAGAGTATGCTTTTTTCTGCAACTATGCCTACTTGGGTGAAGAAATTGGCAAGGAAACATTTGGACAACCCTCTGCAAATTGATTTG GTCGGTGAACGAGAAGAAAAGTTGGCAGAAGGAATCAAACTTTACGCTATATCGACTAATGCATCATCAAAGCGGAGCATTCTTAGTGATCTTGTAACG GTCTATGCTAAGGGCGGTAAGACTATCATTTTTACTCAAACTAAACGAGATGCTGATGAAGTCTCACTAGCATTAACAACGAGCATAGCTTCCGAGGCGTTGCATGGAGACATATCTCAGCATCAGAGAGAAAGAACCTTAAATGGCTTTCGGCAAGGAAAATTTACTGTACTTGTTGCCACGGATGTTGCAGCTCGTGGGCTCGATATTCCAAATGTTGATTTG GTTATCCACTACGAACTTCCGAATGATCCTGAAACTTTTGTACATCGATCTGGTCGTACTGGACGAGCAGGGAAGGAAGGTAATGCGATTCTAATGTTCACAAGCAATCAAAGGCGAACAGTCTTGTCTCTCGAGCGTGATGTGGGTTGCAAGTTTGAATTTGTTAGTCCACCATCAACTGAAGAGGTCCTCGGGTCATCAGCTGAGCAAGTGGTTGCTACTTTGAACGGAGTTCATCCCGAGTCTATAAAATATTTCACCCCCACTGCAGAGAAATTAATCGAAGAACAAGGAACAAATGCTCTTGCTGCTGCACTCGCTCATTTGAGTGGATTTTCCAAGCCTCCTTCATCTCGATCTCTTATCAACCACGAGCAG GGATGGGTAACATTGCAGTTGACTCGCGATCCAACTTTTTCTAGAGGATACCTGTCTGCTAGATCCGTCACTGGTTTTCTTTCTGATGTTTATACCCCCGCAGCTGATGAAGTTGGGAAAATACATATAATTGCTGATGAGAAG GTCCAAGGGGCTGTTTTTGATCTTCCAGAGGAGATTGCAAAGGAGTTACTGAATATGCAAATACCACCCGGAAACACACTCTCAAAAATCACAAAG TTGCCTTCATTGCAAGACGATGGGCCTCCGAGTGATTACTATGGCCGGTTTTCTAGTAGGGATCGATCTTCTAGAGGAGGAGGTGGCAGGGGAGGTGGACGGGGCAGCATGAGAGGTGGTGCAAGACCATCCCGGAACTGGGGTGGTGGTCGAGATTCTGATGGCGATGATAGTTCATATAGGCGTGGTGGATCTGGTGGCCGAAGCTCTTCAAGAGGCGGTAGTGATGATTGGTTGATAGGTGGTGGTAGAAAATCAAGCTGGTCTTCACCTAGGGGCGGCTCTTCTCCTCGGGGCAG GAGCTTTGGCGGTGAAAGGAGCTTCGGCGGTGAAAGGAGCTTTGGTGGAGACAGGAGCTACGGGGGAGACAGGGGCGGAGACAGGAGCTTTGGGGGCGCTTGTTTCACCTGTGGGCGGCCTGGACACAGAGCATCAGAATGTCCTAACAAGCTCGATTTTTAG